Genomic segment of bacterium:
GGCTGTTCATGACTCAAACGATCGACACCCACGTCACCATCGGCAGTCTGGTCGCCGGGGATCCCATGCGCGCCCGGGTCTTTGAGAAATTCCGCATCGATTACTGCTGTGGCGGGAATCGGACCCTCGCGGAGGTCTGCGCGCAGCAGCAGCTGGATCCTGCTGATGTGATGCAAGCGCTGGAGGAGCAGGCAGCGACGCTACAGGCGCGGGAAGCGCAGGTGGATTGGGAGACGGAGTCGCTGACCTCACTGATCCGACATCTGCTGGATACCCATCACGTCTATCTCAAGGAAGCCCTGGCCCGCCTGCAACCGCTGGCTGACAAGGTCGCGCGAGTGCATGGTGAAAACCATCCGGAACTGCTGCAGATCCGCCAGACGTTCATGGAACTCTCAGGCGAACTGCTGCCACATATGGCCAAGGAAGAGATGATCCTCTTTCCGCTCATCGAGCGGATGGAGGCGAGTGGTGGGGCCCAGGGATTCCACTGCGGCAGTATCGGGAATCCGATTGGGGTCATGGAGTTCGAGCATGACGCTGCTGGTGTACTGATGGCCCGTCTGCGGGAGCTCACCAGCGACTACACGCTGCCGCCCGATGCCTGCGGCTCATATCAGGCGCTCTATGCAGGTCTGGCGGACCTGGAGTTCGACACCCACATGCACATCCACAAGGAAAATGTGCTGCTGTTTCCCCGGGCGCTGGCTCTCGAAAGCGCCTGCCAATAAGGGGGAAACGACCTTGACGAGGCATACACGACTCAATCCAGCGGAACTGGAAATCGCTCTCTTCTGTGAGGGCCTCGAAATCGACGCGTCCTGCTCGCTTGAGCAGGACGCGCGTCTCTTTTCCCGCACACGGGCCGGGCTCGGCAGTGGGCTGGAACTCGTCATCCCGGGGGATCTCAAAGAACTCTGGATGAATGTGCCAGTGCTCGAGCCCTTCGTGCAGGGGTCTTCGTGGCTGCTTTCCAAAGAGAGCGCCGGGTACCTGGTCACAGATCGCAGGACCGGGGAGCGGTATCCCGTGAGTGTGCCGCCGGAGCCGGATTGGTACCAGCGGCAGACCAGTCGCGGCACTCCGATGACCCAGATCGGTGTCCTGCAGGGGACTTATCTCGGCATCTACATTAATAATGCCTGTGCCTTCTGGCATGAAGCAGAGCAGAGTCAGTGCAAGTTCTGCACGACAGGGCTCAATGTTGGCAAGAACGAGAAGGCGAAGAAAGAACTGGATGACGTCGCCGAGGTCGCGCTGGCCGCCAAGGAAGAATCGGGCGTCACATTCGTCCACTTCAACAGCGGTTACCAGGGAGGGCGGGACCTGGATCTCGCCGCGCCTTATGCCAAAGTCATCAAGGAGCGCGTCGGTGCCCTGGTAGGGATGCAACTGACCCCCACCAAGGATCTCTGGAAGTACGACTGGCTCATCGACCTGGGGGTCGACCACTTCTCCTTCTGCTACGAGTTCCACAACCCGGAGTTTTTCGCCCGCCTGCTCCCCGGCAAGGAGCGTACCTTTGGTCAGGAGACCTTCTTTAAGGCCATTGAGTACACGGTCAACAAGCTGGGCAGGGGGACGGTTTCCGGCGAAATCATCGCCGGCATCGAGCCCATCGAGGACACGTTGCAGGCGATTGACTGGATCACAGAGCGGGGCGCGTTCCCGACGGTCTGCATTTTCCGGCCGACCATCGGGTCGCAAATGGAAGACTGGCCCTCCCCACGATATGAGGATATGGTCCCGGTCTTCCGGCATGTGTACGAAGCCTGCCGGAAGCATGACATCCCCATCGGCCTCGCTCCGAACATCGAAGTCAGCCTGATCGTGCAGCCCAATGACTGCAAGTACCTTGTGTCCCGCGACTGGGCGTTTCACAGCTACGAAGGCAAGCTGAAGCTCATGCGCCTGGCGGCATCCGGGCTGTTTCGTCGCAAGCTGGCCCGACGTCGCATTTCCGTCAGCGCGACTGATCCTTCCGCCTACATGCCCAAGCCCGCTCCGGCATTGCAGACCCTGTAGGTTGTCACGTTACTTCAGGAGGCTCATACATGTCCGCAACTGCTCTGCAGGTCACCAGTCTGGAGTATCTGTTGCCGTTGATCACCTATCCGGTGAATGGTCCCGCCGATCTCGCGGCCGCAACGGCACATCTCGGAGGAGATCAGGCTTTGAGCAGCCATCTCGCTGCCTTCGGTCAGGCGATGGCCGGGCGTCAGTCCCACGAATGGGAGGAGGAGTACACCCGGGCGTTTGATCTGTCGCCCATCGCAGTGCCGTATGTGTCGATTCATCTTTACGGTGAAGAAAGTTACAAGCGCGGTCTGCTGATGGCCTGGCTGAATGACCTCTACGCCGCGCATGGCTTTACGCCGGAGGCCGAAGAACTCCCGGACCATTTTCGTTCCATCCTCCGCTTCCTGCTCACGGTCCCTGAGGCGGATGCCCGCGAGCTGGCAGCCTTTTGCCTTTGCGGTCCGGTCCAGTGGATGAAGGAGAAGCTGGAAGCCGCCAACAGTCCATACCAGCATCTGCTCAGTGCATTGCAACAGGTTATTGGCGAAGCTCCCCGCGCCGTTGATGGCTCCCCGCTTCCTCCTGCCTGGGATGTCTACAAGAGCGCGATGGCCGATGCCCTCCCTGGCTGGGACACCCGCACGCAATGGGAGCAGGAATTCGGAAAGGGCTAAAACGTCCTCCCTGCGTTTCCCAACACTGCAGCCGCCATGCGAGCGATACGCGCGGAGGAGCCCATAGGGGCTCCTCCGTTGTTGGTTCGCACTTCGCCGCAGACAGGCGGGAGTAATGGCCTATGCGGGTAGGGCTTCGGCTGCCATCTCCTCTCCGAAGGCTCCTTCAGGTTCCTTAAGGAACAGTGCACAGTAGACCGTGCTGAAGGCTGCGCCTCCTGCCAGAATGTAAAAGAACGTCGTACTGTCCACGAGGGAGAGCACGACCAGGTAGATCACAGCACCGACGTTGCCGTAAGCACCCGCCATCCCGGCGATCTGGCCGGTCATGCGCTTGGAAATCATGGGAATGATGGCAAATGTGGCTCCTTCGGCACCCTGCACAAACACGGAGCAGAAAATGGTCGCGGCCACAGCCATCCAGACTCCCCAGGCCACGTTGATCTGCGCCATGAGCAGAAATCCCAGGGCAATGCCGCCCATGTAGACCAGCATGACGGCTTTGCGGCTGTGCATGGAGTCGGAGATCAGTCCTCCCAGTGGGCGGGCGACCAGATTCACAAAGGCGAACGACGCTGCCACCAGTCCGGCAAACTCAGGGGTCAGGGTGAACGTCTGCTCGAAGAATGCAGGGAGCATGGAAACGACGGCCAGCTCAGCGCCAAAATTGGTGAAGTAGGTGGTGTTCAGTGCGGCGACGCTGTTAAAGGAGTACCGCATGTCTTCCGGCACGCCGGCTTTGAGATGAGGCAGGTTGACCTGCAGGGATTTCACGACATGGGCGATGTACATGAGTCCAAGAAGACCCCAGATCGCCCAAAGGAACGGCTGCGAAATGATGGCTGCTGTATTGCCGTCCTGCCCATTTCCGAGTGGGATGTTGGATGCGCGCCAGGCCAGGACCCCGAGCGCTCCCATCAGCGGGAACGACCAGATGAGGTACTGGACCAGATCGCCATAACTGGAGACCAGGAGGGGCTGCATTTTCTTGACACCGACGAATGTCATCCCCTCGGGAGCATCCCGCACCAGGAAGAGATACCAGACGCCATAGACCAGGGAGACGAGGCCATTGACGAAGAGCGCCCAGCGCCATCCCTGTTCAATGCCGCCAAAGAAGTCCAGGGCCAGCCAGGGGAGGGTCATCGCTGCCCAGGCCGAGCCAAAGTTGCCCCATCCCGCATAGAAGCCCTCTGCGCGACCCACAGTCTTGTGCGGGAACCACTGAGCGATCATGCGGATGCCAATCACGAATCCCGCGCCGATGGTGCTGAGGACCAGGCGGGCGACCAGCAACTGCATGAAGTTGCTGGCAAACGCGAACACGAAAGTCGGGATCGACATGGTGATGAGCAGGATCGAGAAACAGATCCTGGGACCGTAGCGGTCGATCAGTGCGCCAACCAGAATGCGTCCGGGAATGGTCAGGGCTACGTTGCAGATTGCCAGCAACTTGATGTGGTCTGGCGTCAACCAGTCCAGATCGCGGACCATGGTGGTCGCGAGGGGGGCCATGTTGAACCAGATGTAGAACGTGATGAAGAAGGCGATCCAGGTGAAGTGCATCACCCGGATGTTTTCCCGACTGAAGTCAATCAGTTCCGGAACGTTTCTGGCCATGATCTGCCAGTCCTTTCTGCTCTGGGAGCGCAACGCGAGCTAACAGGGCTTCTCCGCCCCGCGCCGGGTGTAGAACCACCAGTTGATGACGATGTTGATGGCGTAGAAAACCGCGACACCGCTAAAGAAAGCCTTCGGGGATCCCGTAGCTCCGATGATGGCACCCAGGAGCGAAGAGAAGACGAAGGGACCATAGGCTGCCACTGCTGCGGTCCAGCCGATGACTCCCCCGGCCTGACGGGGCGAGTGCGCGAAGATGACCGGAATCTGGCGGAAGGTCGAGGCATTCCCGATGCCACTGAAGAAGAAGAGTCCCAGCATCAACCAGAGGAATACCTGGAACTGTGAGAGGTCGGTCGGAGCGGTGAAAGGCACCACCAGTAGCGCGCAAATCAGCAGACCGATCCCGCTCACCATGGTGATGACGCCACCGCCAATCTTGTCTGAAATCGGACCGCCAACCACACGGATGAGGGAACCGACCAATGGACCCAGCCAGGCAAACTTCAGCGGATCCGGAGCTCCTTCAAAGCCGCCATAGCAGGACTTGATGAGCATCGGGAAGGCGGCGGAAAAGCCTGAAAAGCTGCCGAAGGTCATGATGTAGAGTGAAGTCATCAGCCAGGTGTGCTTGTCCTGGAAAATGTCGAGTTGCTCCTTAAAGGAGGCCTTGATGGGGATGCTGCGGAGTTCTGTCCAGGCGACCACCCCAATGACCAGCAGGAGCGGGATCATCCAGAGAGTGGCGTTCTGGAGCCAGATCGGCTGGCTCTGCTCACCGCGAGTGAAAGTCTGCGCGCCGCTGCTAATCGCGCCAAAGGCCGCAAAGCTGACGATCCAGGGAGTGACGACCTGCACGAGGCTGACACCGAAGTTGCCAATCCCTGCCTGGATTCCCAGTGCCGTTCCCTGCAGTCGCTTGGGAAAGAACTGACTGGTGCTCGGCATGTAGCTGGAGAAGTCACCGCCGCCAAATCCGGAGAGGAATGCCAGGACCATGAAGACCGACCAGGGGGTCGAGGGATTCATGACGGCAATGGCCAGACCGATACACGGAATCAGCTTCAGAAAGATGCTCCAGGTGATGACATGTCTGGTCCCATAGAGCGGGATCAGGAAAGTGTGAATGATGCGCAGTGTTCCGGCAGCGAGCCCGGGCATCGCCGTCAGCCAGAAAAGCTGCTGCGTGTCGAAGGTGTAGCCGATGGCTGGCAGGCGGACCACCACTGCACTCATCACAAACCAGCTGGCGAATGACAGCACCAGCGCAATGGTCGTGACAGTGAGAGTGCGCCAGGCAATCTTTTTGCCGGTCGCCTCCCAGAACTCTTCACGCTCTGGCTCCCATTGCGTCAGCCAGGAGCCCTGAACCAGCGTCTTCTGTTCTTCGGAAAGCTGTGATCCTGCATCCGGGGCCATACGAGCCTCCATCCTCTCGCCGAGTATCAGCAAGCGGACTAATCTGTGGACTGTCTGTCACCGACTCAACAGGACGTCACAGCAGCGAGACTCACATCCCAGCCCCCGCTGGGGTGCCCACGATCAGACGTGGTGGTGCAGGCTCTCCTGCAGGTACGGGTCGTGACGTGGTACCAGTGGTGCTTGCCCCAGCGCGCCGATGAGCACCCAACCCGCGATACCCACCGTGCCCAGGAGCCCACCCAACTCCAATAGCCCAAACACCTGCCCGGACTGTCCGGTCGCTGGTCCGATCATCAGCGAGAGATCAATCCAGCGCCCCAGCAGGACGGCAGTCGCGACCCATCCCAGGATGCGGGGGTCCCGCTTGGCCTGCCCAGGGAGCAGGACGAAAAAGGGCACGGCCCAATTCAACAGCAGATTGGCCAGGAAGAGACTCCCCCAGGCACCCTCGAATTGCGGCAGGTACCACAGGGTTTCTTCGGGCATGTTGGCGTACCAGATGATCAGGTACTGGCTGTACCAGATGTAAAACCAGAAGCACCCGAAGGAGAAGAGGAGCTTGCCCAGGTCGTGATAGTGATTCGCTGTAATGAACCCCCGCAGCGGACCAATAGTGCCAAGCCAGATGACGACAAGCGTGACGGATGCAAGCGCGCTGAGGAAAATCCCCGCGAACTGATAGACACCGATCATGGTGCTGAACCAGGCTGGCTCCAGCGACATCACCCAGTCGACACTCGCAAGCCAGATGGTGAGGGCATAGGCCACAAGCAGTCCGGCACTCCGTCCGAGCAACCAGTGGGTATGCCGCACATCTCCATCGAGATCCTGCTGACGGGAATGGGAGACCCAGGCGCGGGCCAGTCCGATCCAGACGG
This window contains:
- the ytfE gene encoding Iron-sulfur cluster repair protein YtfE codes for the protein MTQTIDTHVTIGSLVAGDPMRARVFEKFRIDYCCGGNRTLAEVCAQQQLDPADVMQALEEQAATLQAREAQVDWETESLTSLIRHLLDTHHVYLKEALARLQPLADKVARVHGENHPELLQIRQTFMELSGELLPHMAKEEMILFPLIERMEASGGAQGFHCGSIGNPIGVMEFEHDAAGVLMARLRELTSDYTLPPDACGSYQALYAGLADLEFDTHMHIHKENVLLFPRALALESACQ
- the nrtP gene encoding Nitrate/nitrite transporter NrtP, encoding MARNVPELIDFSRENIRVMHFTWIAFFITFYIWFNMAPLATTMVRDLDWLTPDHIKLLAICNVALTIPGRILVGALIDRYGPRICFSILLITMSIPTFVFAFASNFMQLLVARLVLSTIGAGFVIGIRMIAQWFPHKTVGRAEGFYAGWGNFGSAWAAMTLPWLALDFFGGIEQGWRWALFVNGLVSLVYGVWYLFLVRDAPEGMTFVGVKKMQPLLVSSYGDLVQYLIWSFPLMGALGVLAWRASNIPLGNGQDGNTAAIISQPFLWAIWGLLGLMYIAHVVKSLQVNLPHLKAGVPEDMRYSFNSVAALNTTYFTNFGAELAVVSMLPAFFEQTFTLTPEFAGLVAASFAFVNLVARPLGGLISDSMHSRKAVMLVYMGGIALGFLLMAQINVAWGVWMAVAATIFCSVFVQGAEGATFAIIPMISKRMTGQIAGMAGAYGNVGAVIYLVVLSLVDSTTFFYILAGGAAFSTVYCALFLKEPEGAFGEEMAAEALPA
- the narK gene encoding Nitrate/nitrite transporter NarK; protein product: MAPDAGSQLSEEQKTLVQGSWLTQWEPEREEFWEATGKKIAWRTLTVTTIALVLSFASWFVMSAVVVRLPAIGYTFDTQQLFWLTAMPGLAAGTLRIIHTFLIPLYGTRHVITWSIFLKLIPCIGLAIAVMNPSTPWSVFMVLAFLSGFGGGDFSSYMPSTSQFFPKRLQGTALGIQAGIGNFGVSLVQVVTPWIVSFAAFGAISSGAQTFTRGEQSQPIWLQNATLWMIPLLLVIGVVAWTELRSIPIKASFKEQLDIFQDKHTWLMTSLYIMTFGSFSGFSAAFPMLIKSCYGGFEGAPDPLKFAWLGPLVGSLIRVVGGPISDKIGGGVITMVSGIGLLICALLVVPFTAPTDLSQFQVFLWLMLGLFFFSGIGNASTFRQIPVIFAHSPRQAGGVIGWTAAVAAYGPFVFSSLLGAIIGATGSPKAFFSGVAVFYAINIVINWWFYTRRGAEKPC